Proteins encoded by one window of Corynebacterium amycolatum:
- a CDS encoding NAD(P)H-hydrate dehydratase: MTYCYTAAEIRAAEQPYLDAQTRDDELMRHAATAVSEVAERMLAKVSPEPGRGRVLLLVGSGGNGGDALYAGRDLSSGGHGVDAVLLGTKPHERALKAFELAGGRVLPLGCDRETDLSKILWSISEDYALIIDGIVGLGGHGALREEAAWLVREANIGEVPILSVDVPSGVEADTGRTFDPPSQTINPDLDLEEGQDPYLPSHVEATTTVTFGGLRYAHALSEACGEVELYEIALDVCSLELPGLGQTLYENGHYNAVHHQTPTVEFYEALGGSFPAPFGAKTQLEPGAADHKYSTGVTGIAAGSQEYPGAGQLCASAAVHATSPAVIYVGDVDARNRITAALPTALPTVIAQPDSVDRKEVRVDAWVAGPGRGTDERAAEELRAILATDKPVVIDADALTLLSMHENLRQLVRERGQERNLRTVLTPHAGEFERLTGHEVTNAIADARELAEQFSCEVLLKGRRTVIANPKTQRTVVIDAGSSWAATPGSGDVLSGLLGAWVARGESLYVPVIIHARAAFLAAQTEFGPAPCSAQDIAESIRDATAWFTNEGISGKIRL; encoded by the coding sequence ATGACGTACTGCTACACAGCTGCCGAAATTCGCGCCGCGGAACAGCCCTATCTGGACGCACAAACGCGTGACGACGAACTCATGCGCCACGCAGCCACCGCTGTGTCGGAGGTGGCGGAGCGGATGCTCGCTAAGGTGTCGCCGGAGCCTGGTCGCGGTCGTGTGCTGCTGTTGGTTGGGTCGGGAGGCAATGGTGGCGATGCGCTCTATGCCGGCCGGGACTTGTCTTCGGGCGGACATGGCGTGGATGCAGTTTTGCTGGGCACCAAGCCACATGAACGGGCGCTGAAAGCGTTTGAGCTCGCAGGCGGGCGGGTGCTGCCGTTGGGGTGTGACCGGGAGACGGATTTATCGAAGATTCTGTGGTCGATAAGTGAAGACTACGCACTGATTATCGACGGAATTGTGGGGCTCGGTGGTCATGGTGCGCTGCGCGAAGAGGCTGCGTGGCTGGTGCGCGAGGCAAACATAGGCGAGGTGCCTATTCTCTCGGTCGACGTGCCGAGTGGCGTGGAAGCCGATACCGGACGCACTTTTGATCCGCCCTCCCAGACCATCAACCCCGACCTCGACCTGGAAGAGGGCCAGGATCCGTACCTGCCATCCCACGTCGAGGCCACGACAACGGTGACCTTCGGCGGACTGCGCTACGCGCATGCGCTGTCGGAAGCCTGTGGTGAGGTCGAATTGTACGAAATTGCGCTCGATGTCTGCTCCCTCGAACTTCCAGGACTGGGGCAGACGCTCTATGAAAACGGTCACTACAATGCCGTCCACCACCAGACTCCGACCGTAGAGTTTTACGAAGCCCTAGGCGGGAGCTTTCCGGCACCTTTTGGCGCGAAGACTCAGCTCGAACCCGGTGCTGCTGACCACAAGTACTCTACCGGAGTAACGGGTATCGCCGCCGGTAGTCAGGAGTATCCGGGCGCTGGTCAGCTGTGTGCCTCCGCTGCCGTGCACGCGACCAGTCCCGCGGTTATCTATGTCGGCGACGTGGACGCCCGCAACCGCATCACCGCAGCCTTACCGACGGCCTTACCGACGGTGATTGCGCAGCCGGACTCGGTGGATCGTAAAGAGGTACGCGTCGATGCCTGGGTTGCCGGCCCTGGTCGGGGCACTGATGAGCGCGCGGCCGAGGAACTGCGTGCCATCCTGGCTACCGACAAACCAGTAGTCATCGATGCTGACGCCCTGACGCTGCTCTCGATGCATGAGAATCTCCGACAGCTCGTCCGCGAGCGCGGCCAGGAGCGCAACCTGCGCACTGTTCTCACACCGCACGCCGGCGAATTTGAGCGCCTTACCGGGCACGAGGTCACTAACGCCATCGCAGATGCCCGTGAACTTGCCGAGCAGTTCTCCTGTGAAGTGTTGCTCAAGGGACGCCGCACCGTGATTGCCAATCCGAAAACGCAGCGCACAGTTGTGATTGACGCGGGTAGCTCCTGGGCAGCCACGCCGGGCTCCGGCGATGTACTGTCCGGACTTCTTGGCGCCTGGGTAGCACGAGGCGAATCCCTCTACGTACCAGTAATTATTCACGCTCGCGCCGCATTCTTGGCCGCGCAGACAGAGTTCGGACCAGCACCCTGCAGCGCCCAGGACATCGCTGAATCCATCCGAGATGCCACCGCGTGGTTCACCAATGAAGGCATCAGTGGCAAAATACGGCTATGA
- the tsaB gene encoding tRNA (adenosine(37)-N6)-threonylcarbamoyltransferase complex dimerization subunit type 1 TsaB → MNILAVDTSTPQVTAGIVRDGETVAEKLHLDARAHNEVLVPLIQQCLTDSGVAATELDAVVVGCGPGPFTGLRVGMATAASFADALGIPCYGICSLDALAVGVGDELVVTDARRREVYFAAYHDGQRVFGPAVAKPADVMELLKEELAAEVADFTPSHARGSLSHIEQIAGLEVAAEQVFPTPKAMVETVDFDTAPGPLVPLYLRRPDAVVPKAMR, encoded by the coding sequence ATGAACATTTTGGCCGTTGACACATCGACCCCACAGGTCACCGCGGGAATTGTCCGCGATGGTGAAACCGTGGCCGAAAAGCTGCACCTGGATGCCCGCGCGCACAACGAGGTGCTGGTGCCGCTGATTCAGCAGTGCCTCACCGACAGTGGGGTGGCGGCAACCGAGCTAGATGCCGTGGTTGTCGGCTGTGGTCCGGGACCGTTTACGGGCTTGCGCGTTGGTATGGCAACCGCAGCCTCCTTTGCCGACGCTCTGGGAATTCCCTGCTACGGCATCTGCAGCCTGGATGCGCTCGCGGTTGGTGTTGGCGATGAACTGGTCGTCACCGATGCTCGCCGCCGCGAGGTGTACTTCGCGGCCTACCACGATGGCCAGCGAGTTTTCGGCCCGGCAGTGGCCAAGCCAGCCGACGTCATGGAGCTGCTCAAGGAAGAACTCGCAGCAGAAGTCGCCGACTTCACGCCGAGCCACGCCCGCGGCAGCCTCAGCCACATCGAGCAAATTGCCGGGCTTGAGGTTGCTGCCGAACAAGTCTTTCCCACTCCGAAAGCCATGGTTGAAACGGTTGACTTTGACACCGCGCCGGGCCCACTGGTGCCGCTGTACTTGCGCCGTCCGGATGCCGTTGTCCCGAAGGCTATGAGATGA
- a CDS encoding hydroxymethylglutaryl-CoA synthase — translation MTTSNVTPVGIDDIAFATGSYCIDLADIAPRLGAEPAKYHKGLGQERSSVVASDEDPVTMAATAVKKIVDRHGIDGVRTIMFATETGIDQSKAAAVYVHELVGLDPHARSVELKQACYSGTAALQFACALVARNPEEKVIVVASDIARYDLDSAAEPTQGAGAVAMLVTANPRILAIDAASGVFTREVMDFWRPNHRSQALVEGKLSIGAYIDAVQGAYEDYRARGGVDFSEIDYFSYHQPFTKMAYKAHRQLSANNGVELTAEDEARQLGPTTEYNRIIGNSYTASAYFGLLSLLDTEKDLTGKKVAVVSYGSGSVAEFLTGNVVEGYESQLRAADNARELEERVKLDDPTYYRHAQVTHEDPGEYSNLGDDALIGTGPFSFTGVEGCKRIYRAR, via the coding sequence ATGACAACAAGCAATGTGACCCCGGTCGGTATTGATGACATCGCTTTTGCGACGGGTTCGTACTGCATTGACCTCGCCGATATTGCGCCCCGACTCGGAGCGGAACCGGCAAAATATCACAAGGGCCTGGGGCAGGAACGCTCCAGCGTGGTTGCCTCTGATGAAGATCCGGTGACGATGGCCGCGACTGCGGTGAAGAAGATTGTGGATCGCCACGGTATCGACGGCGTGCGCACCATCATGTTCGCCACTGAGACCGGTATCGACCAGTCGAAGGCCGCTGCCGTCTATGTCCACGAGTTGGTTGGTCTTGACCCGCACGCGCGCTCTGTTGAGCTGAAGCAGGCTTGCTACTCGGGTACCGCGGCGCTGCAGTTTGCGTGCGCTCTGGTGGCCCGCAATCCGGAGGAAAAGGTCATCGTTGTCGCCTCCGACATTGCCCGCTATGACCTGGACTCCGCTGCGGAGCCAACCCAGGGCGCAGGTGCTGTGGCCATGCTGGTGACCGCTAATCCGCGCATCCTGGCCATCGATGCGGCTTCGGGCGTCTTCACCCGCGAAGTTATGGACTTCTGGCGTCCGAACCACCGCAGTCAGGCGTTGGTGGAGGGCAAGCTCTCTATTGGCGCTTACATCGACGCTGTTCAGGGGGCTTACGAGGACTACCGTGCCCGCGGCGGTGTGGACTTCAGCGAGATTGACTACTTCAGCTACCACCAGCCGTTCACCAAGATGGCCTACAAGGCGCACCGGCAGCTGTCGGCCAATAACGGTGTGGAGCTCACCGCAGAGGACGAGGCCCGCCAGTTAGGCCCAACCACTGAGTACAACCGCATCATCGGTAACTCCTACACAGCATCGGCCTACTTCGGCCTGCTCTCGCTGCTGGACACCGAGAAGGACCTGACTGGTAAGAAGGTCGCTGTTGTCTCCTATGGTTCCGGCTCAGTTGCTGAGTTCCTCACCGGCAATGTGGTCGAGGGCTACGAGTCCCAGCTGCGCGCCGCAGATAATGCTCGTGAACTGGAAGAGCGCGTAAAGCTCGATGATCCGACCTACTACCGCCACGCTCAGGTGACGCATGAAGATCCGGGTGAGTACTCAAACCTGGGAGACGACGCACTGATCGGCACCGGTCCATTCAGTTTCACCGGTGTTGAGGGCTGTAAGCGCATCTACCGCGCTCGTTAG
- a CDS encoding HNH endonuclease signature motif containing protein, with amino-acid sequence MSSPPIELPAPGQKPSWANQQSDDPISIAARATNAADLQLIDICAPGDAVDVNHHLARISIRTGLSRGKCSTLCEIALMFERLPKVRALIESTFCFSLAHLRAIANGVAGLSPDQFDTVEPHLLEMLTPTRPRQAMIGVYTLSRLIGDLVSEYNDCARNDGTQRVPEGEAVTLADTGDGKHKKVTAILENDRATELMARIQGIRNIAINRGEQCTQAEALLQLAQNSTNAEIVINVYREVGGGPAWIDGVGWLSEVATEEWIARATHIRISADSKVDGYRPTESQVARVRGRDGTCRFPGCDVPASKCDLDHIQPYNHDNPDQGGPTDTENLHCLCRRHHNLKTHEGWDIDRYPDGTEVWTSRDGDTATSVPVGALKNVGKQTFHQRVTRKMKTIQKRNLDWMLSFCDVPDEVWELTEEEEKRIGSLTDEELDAEIEQYRRKQDELLDGD; translated from the coding sequence ATGTCATCGCCGCCCATAGAACTTCCAGCACCAGGTCAAAAGCCCTCATGGGCCAACCAGCAATCCGACGACCCCATTAGCATCGCGGCCCGTGCCACCAACGCCGCAGACCTTCAGCTCATCGATATCTGCGCTCCCGGTGACGCGGTAGATGTCAATCACCATCTCGCCCGCATAAGCATTCGAACCGGCCTTAGCCGCGGCAAGTGCTCTACGCTGTGCGAGATTGCACTGATGTTCGAGCGCCTACCAAAAGTCCGGGCTCTCATCGAATCCACCTTCTGTTTCTCTCTAGCCCATCTCCGCGCCATCGCCAATGGCGTTGCCGGGCTGTCACCAGACCAGTTCGACACGGTAGAGCCCCATCTTTTGGAAATGCTCACTCCGACGCGACCTCGACAAGCAATGATTGGTGTCTACACGCTGTCTCGCCTAATCGGCGACTTGGTTTCTGAGTACAACGACTGCGCCCGCAACGACGGCACCCAACGGGTTCCAGAAGGCGAAGCGGTCACACTCGCCGACACGGGCGATGGCAAGCACAAAAAGGTCACAGCAATCCTTGAAAACGACCGCGCGACCGAGCTCATGGCCAGGATCCAGGGGATTCGCAACATCGCAATCAATCGTGGTGAACAGTGCACGCAGGCGGAAGCGCTACTACAGCTGGCACAGAATTCGACCAATGCCGAGATTGTCATCAATGTCTACCGCGAGGTCGGCGGTGGGCCAGCATGGATTGATGGCGTCGGCTGGCTGAGCGAGGTAGCCACCGAAGAATGGATTGCTCGCGCAACTCACATCCGTATCTCCGCCGACAGCAAGGTGGATGGTTACCGCCCCACCGAGAGCCAAGTGGCTCGCGTCCGTGGTCGCGACGGTACCTGCCGCTTCCCTGGCTGCGACGTCCCGGCATCCAAGTGCGACCTGGACCATATTCAGCCGTACAACCACGACAATCCCGACCAGGGCGGGCCAACTGACACAGAGAATCTGCACTGTCTCTGCCGCCGACACCACAACCTAAAAACTCACGAGGGCTGGGACATCGACAGGTACCCCGATGGAACGGAAGTGTGGACTTCCCGCGATGGAGACACCGCGACTAGCGTTCCGGTTGGGGCGCTAAAGAACGTCGGCAAGCAAACTTTTCATCAGCGCGTGACACGAAAGATGAAGACGATTCAGAAACGCAACCTCGATTGGATGTTGTCATTTTGCGACGTACCTGACGAGGTCTGGGAGCTAACAGAGGAGGAAGAAAAACGCATCGGGTCCCTCACGGATGAAGAACTCGATGCGGAAATTGAGCAATACCGACGAAAGCAGGACGAACTACTCGACGGTGACTGA
- a CDS encoding alpha/beta hydrolase yields MADNLKTLTSNLSKRGPHRVMVGDLAFTGLPGKVYTPAEGNGIPGIAFAHDWRTPIEEYHATLRHLASWGIAVAAPDTENGIVADHRGLANDLETALQILAGVRLGEGKVVVHPKKLGVAGHGMGAGVAVLAAAAHDIISGVGCVYPATTAPSSSAAATNVSAPGLVLAPGEDKWLDRGNPARLAVQWKGDVVYREVDNADQSSFSETTLLRRLAGFSSSKVKYQEVARAALTGFLLATVGDDKKYSDFADPTATIKGTTNRDMEWLIKELPENPEHSLVPGK; encoded by the coding sequence GTGGCTGACAACTTGAAGACTCTGACATCTAATCTTTCCAAGCGTGGACCGCACCGCGTCATGGTCGGTGACCTAGCTTTTACTGGCCTGCCGGGAAAGGTCTACACGCCTGCAGAGGGCAATGGCATCCCCGGTATCGCCTTCGCACACGATTGGCGCACACCGATTGAGGAGTACCACGCCACGCTGCGTCACCTAGCTTCGTGGGGCATCGCGGTCGCTGCTCCGGACACCGAAAATGGCATTGTGGCAGACCACCGTGGTCTCGCCAACGATTTGGAGACAGCGCTCCAGATTCTCGCTGGTGTCCGCCTCGGTGAGGGCAAGGTCGTCGTCCACCCAAAGAAACTCGGTGTCGCCGGCCACGGCATGGGCGCTGGCGTAGCCGTCCTCGCCGCCGCTGCTCACGACATCATCTCCGGCGTTGGCTGCGTCTACCCCGCGACTACCGCGCCTTCCTCCAGCGCGGCTGCAACTAATGTCTCGGCTCCGGGCCTCGTCCTGGCCCCTGGCGAGGATAAGTGGCTCGATCGCGGCAACCCGGCTCGCCTGGCTGTTCAGTGGAAGGGCGATGTCGTTTACCGCGAAGTAGACAACGCTGACCAGAGCAGCTTCTCGGAGACAACTCTTCTACGTCGCCTAGCGGGCTTCTCTTCTTCCAAGGTGAAGTACCAGGAGGTTGCGCGCGCCGCGCTCACAGGCTTCCTGCTGGCCACGGTCGGTGACGACAAGAAGTACTCGGATTTCGCAGACCCGACCGCCACTATCAAGGGCACAACTAACCGCGATATGGAGTGGCTCATCAAGGAGCTGCCGGAAAACCCGGAGCACTCGCTGGTTCCCGGCAAGTAG
- the glmS gene encoding glutamine--fructose-6-phosphate transaminase (isomerizing) yields the protein MCGIVGYVGHQPALDIAVDALRRMEYRGYDSAGVAIVDNQGHITVEKKAGKLANLEAALDADGRDKITGTTGIGHTRWATHGRPIDENAHPHQSYDGKVAIVHNGIIENFAPLRQELEDAGIELKSETDSEVAAHMLARALDGSDGGSTAGDFEASALSVLNRLEGAFTLLFTHADHPDRIIAARRSTPLIVGVGENEMFLGSDVAAFIAHTREAVELGQDNVVIITADDYRILDFAGNEQQGRPFTIDWDLAAAEKGGYDSFMMKEIHEQAAAVRDTLAGHLVDGRIVLDESRLSDQDLRDIEKVFVVACGTAYHSGLLAKYAIEHWVRIPVEIEVASEFRYRDPVLDRQTLVVAISQSGETADTLEAVRHAKSQGARVLAVCNTNGAQIPRESDAVLYTHAGPEIGVAATKSFLAQVAANYLVGLALAQARGTKYPDEVTREFEELETIPALIDKVVAKGDEFIDMAKEIGAIPTMLFLGRHVGYPVALEGALKLKELAYIHAEGFPAGELKHGPIALIEDDLPVVVVVPSPKGRAVLHSKIVSNIQEIRARGAKTIVIAEEGDQSVVPFANYLIEIPETSTLLQPLLSTIPMQFLAAEIARQCGNEDIDKPRNLAKSVTVE from the coding sequence ATGTGTGGAATCGTTGGATATGTGGGCCATCAGCCCGCCCTGGATATTGCTGTCGATGCGCTACGACGCATGGAATACCGTGGCTATGACTCCGCGGGTGTCGCCATTGTCGACAATCAGGGGCATATCACTGTAGAGAAGAAGGCCGGTAAACTCGCCAACCTCGAGGCTGCCCTTGACGCGGATGGGCGCGACAAAATCACTGGAACCACTGGAATTGGGCACACCCGTTGGGCTACCCACGGTCGCCCAATTGATGAGAATGCCCACCCACACCAGTCCTATGACGGCAAGGTGGCTATCGTCCACAACGGCATTATCGAGAACTTTGCTCCGCTACGTCAGGAGCTGGAGGATGCCGGCATTGAGCTGAAGTCCGAAACCGACTCCGAGGTCGCTGCGCACATGCTCGCACGTGCCCTGGACGGTTCCGACGGCGGATCTACCGCTGGTGATTTCGAGGCGTCTGCGCTGTCCGTGCTCAACCGCCTCGAGGGTGCTTTCACGCTGTTGTTTACTCATGCAGACCACCCGGATCGCATCATCGCTGCTCGTCGCTCCACTCCGCTGATTGTCGGTGTGGGCGAAAACGAAATGTTCCTCGGATCTGACGTTGCGGCTTTCATCGCGCACACCCGCGAGGCCGTGGAGCTGGGGCAGGACAACGTCGTCATCATCACCGCAGATGATTACCGCATCCTGGATTTCGCCGGCAACGAGCAGCAGGGTCGACCATTCACCATCGACTGGGATCTCGCTGCAGCCGAAAAGGGTGGCTATGACTCCTTCATGATGAAGGAAATCCACGAGCAGGCTGCCGCCGTCCGCGATACGTTGGCCGGTCACCTCGTTGATGGCCGCATCGTTCTCGACGAGTCCCGCCTGAGTGACCAAGATCTGCGTGACATCGAGAAGGTCTTCGTCGTCGCCTGTGGTACCGCATACCACTCCGGTTTGTTGGCCAAGTACGCCATTGAGCACTGGGTGCGTATCCCGGTCGAGATTGAGGTCGCGTCCGAGTTCCGATACCGCGATCCGGTGCTGGACCGCCAGACGCTGGTGGTCGCTATTTCGCAGTCGGGTGAGACTGCGGACACCCTCGAGGCCGTGCGGCACGCAAAGAGCCAGGGCGCCCGCGTGCTGGCTGTCTGTAATACCAACGGTGCACAGATTCCGCGTGAGTCTGATGCCGTGCTCTACACGCACGCTGGGCCGGAGATTGGTGTTGCTGCAACCAAGTCGTTCCTGGCGCAGGTAGCCGCAAATTACCTGGTCGGATTGGCTCTTGCCCAGGCACGCGGCACTAAGTACCCGGATGAGGTCACTCGCGAGTTTGAAGAGCTGGAGACCATCCCGGCACTGATTGACAAGGTCGTTGCTAAGGGCGATGAGTTCATCGACATGGCCAAGGAAATCGGTGCTATTCCGACGATGCTCTTCCTCGGCCGACACGTTGGCTACCCAGTCGCACTTGAGGGTGCGCTGAAGCTCAAGGAGCTTGCCTACATTCACGCAGAGGGGTTCCCGGCAGGCGAGCTCAAGCATGGTCCAATTGCACTCATCGAGGATGATCTTCCGGTCGTCGTTGTAGTGCCATCGCCGAAGGGACGCGCCGTGCTGCACTCCAAGATTGTCTCCAACATCCAGGAGATTCGTGCCCGTGGCGCCAAGACCATCGTGATTGCCGAAGAAGGGGATCAGTCGGTGGTTCCGTTTGCGAACTACCTGATTGAGATCCCGGAGACGTCCACGCTGCTCCAGCCGCTGTTGTCTACGATTCCGATGCAGTTCCTGGCAGCTGAGATCGCTCGCCAGTGCGGTAACGAGGACATCGATAAGCCGCGCAACCTGGCTAAGTCAGTCACCGTCGAGTAG
- a CDS encoding esterase/lipase family protein, producing MDDYSPSTRVFGPLLRAFPQAYLRSLRHPEWIPHGVQDVREILDGKVTPDLDGYNGRTPIVLVHGTWMNSFNSFAMLGPFLARNRPVFSLDYGSDPAALVSRLRSVKATTDLSDALAEVTDLLDRFRAQLSLPRIDLIGHSQGGLHCRSYANASIDSLYDDALNHGLNEEDAEQFASDNSPVRAVISLAGNHRGTTAWGMRRRLSAFERCGLPMHKLVDRLVGRACIQQLLDSDYIATLNRAVRGITRRGPHYLNIGTPFDTVVRPWTGAFLPEQEGHHITNVNNATGGGDWSDHLALLYSPNTLELIHEFLDELDRAEEGGAEDSSTNKQTPRHVRQRVLPMYGALPTRLGRRRLGRRGQI from the coding sequence ATGGATGACTACTCCCCGAGCACGCGAGTTTTCGGCCCTCTACTGCGCGCCTTTCCGCAGGCATACCTGCGCTCGTTGCGTCATCCCGAATGGATCCCCCACGGCGTGCAGGACGTTCGCGAAATCCTCGACGGCAAAGTCACTCCCGACCTGGATGGATACAACGGCCGCACACCAATTGTCCTGGTTCACGGCACCTGGATGAACTCGTTCAACTCCTTCGCCATGTTGGGGCCGTTCCTCGCCCGGAATCGCCCTGTATTCTCACTCGATTACGGCTCCGACCCCGCCGCGCTGGTCAGCCGCCTCCGGAGCGTCAAAGCCACCACCGATTTGAGCGATGCGCTCGCCGAAGTCACCGACCTTCTCGACCGCTTCCGAGCCCAACTCTCCCTACCCCGCATCGACCTCATCGGTCATTCCCAGGGCGGTCTGCACTGTCGCAGTTACGCCAACGCGAGCATCGATTCGCTTTACGACGACGCCCTCAACCATGGCCTCAACGAAGAAGACGCCGAGCAGTTCGCCTCCGACAACAGCCCCGTGCGGGCAGTCATCTCGCTTGCGGGAAACCATCGCGGCACTACTGCGTGGGGCATGCGCCGAAGGCTCAGTGCCTTTGAACGATGCGGCCTACCAATGCACAAACTCGTCGACCGCCTTGTCGGCCGTGCCTGTATTCAACAGCTGCTGGACTCCGACTATATTGCGACTCTGAACCGCGCAGTGCGTGGCATTACCCGACGCGGCCCGCACTACCTGAATATCGGCACCCCTTTCGACACCGTAGTTCGCCCGTGGACCGGCGCCTTTTTGCCCGAACAAGAGGGTCACCACATTACGAACGTCAACAACGCCACCGGCGGTGGCGACTGGTCTGACCACCTCGCGCTGCTCTACTCCCCCAATACCTTAGAACTCATCCACGAGTTCTTAGACGAGCTGGATCGCGCCGAGGAGGGTGGCGCCGAGGACTCTTCGACCAACAAGCAAACGCCGCGCCATGTACGGCAGCGAGTCCTGCCTATGTACGGCGCACTGCCGACGAGGCTCGGGCGGCGGAGACTCGGACGGCGCGGCCAAATCTAA
- a CDS encoding bifunctional alanine racemase/tRNA (adenosine(37)-N6)-threonylcarbamoyltransferase complex ATPase subunit type 1 TsaE, with translation MTSSAPAILTHTVNLDAITHNVKTVKAIAGVSEFMAVVKADGYSQGALQTARAALAGGATQLGVATIDEALSLREELRTTLDDGHTIPILAWIWDAAATSLLQRAVAADIDLGLPSMAHALAVANAGRALSVTPRVTVMVDTGLGRSGFSMTNGDFENAVDQLVELHKTGALNITGAFTHFACADEPGNASVDKQAQNFRAAITALREAGLDELINHAANSPASLSRPDLAFDMVRPGLAIYGGEPIVGSTHGLRPAMRWEASVILVKKLPAGQSVSYGQTWTADRDTTIGIVPCGYADGMMRSASGRFEVSINGTRYPQVGRVCMDQFVVDLGPDSDVEAGDTAVIVGDPTLGEPGLDDLAEASGTINYEILTAPKGRSERKWVRSRIAPTAEDMRDLGEEIGRELAAGDLVILDGPLGAGKTTLTQGIARGMNVRGRVTSPTFTIAREHRPLAKDGVTLIHVDAYRLFGEEGPGSDGEAFDALDSLDLDTDLEDSVVVAEWGMGLAEVLSERYLQVSIDRSRDDDTRVVTWKWSK, from the coding sequence ATGACTTCCTCGGCACCAGCCATCCTGACCCATACCGTTAATCTCGACGCAATCACCCACAATGTGAAGACCGTCAAGGCCATCGCAGGGGTGTCGGAATTCATGGCCGTCGTCAAGGCGGACGGCTACTCGCAGGGTGCGCTGCAGACGGCGCGTGCCGCACTGGCCGGCGGCGCAACACAGCTCGGCGTCGCAACAATCGACGAGGCGCTCTCCCTCCGCGAGGAACTCCGCACCACGCTTGACGACGGCCACACCATCCCCATCCTCGCCTGGATCTGGGACGCGGCAGCCACCTCGTTGCTGCAGCGTGCTGTGGCTGCAGATATTGACCTCGGCCTGCCGTCGATGGCTCATGCGCTGGCCGTGGCCAATGCCGGGCGGGCGCTATCGGTGACACCACGTGTGACGGTGATGGTCGATACGGGCTTGGGTCGCTCGGGATTCTCTATGACCAATGGGGACTTTGAGAATGCGGTTGATCAGCTGGTCGAGCTGCACAAGACCGGTGCGCTGAACATCACCGGTGCTTTCACGCACTTTGCGTGCGCGGATGAGCCGGGCAACGCGAGCGTCGATAAGCAGGCGCAGAATTTCCGTGCAGCGATTACTGCACTGCGCGAGGCGGGGCTGGATGAGCTGATTAACCATGCGGCGAATTCGCCGGCATCGTTGTCGCGTCCTGACCTGGCCTTCGACATGGTGCGCCCAGGGCTGGCGATTTATGGTGGCGAGCCAATTGTGGGGTCCACCCATGGATTGCGCCCAGCGATGCGGTGGGAAGCGTCGGTCATCTTGGTCAAGAAGCTGCCGGCAGGGCAGTCGGTGTCCTACGGACAGACCTGGACAGCTGACCGCGATACCACCATCGGCATCGTGCCCTGCGGCTATGCCGACGGCATGATGCGCTCGGCATCCGGTCGTTTCGAAGTCAGCATCAATGGCACACGCTATCCGCAGGTAGGACGCGTATGTATGGATCAGTTCGTCGTCGACCTTGGTCCCGACAGTGATGTCGAGGCCGGCGACACTGCGGTCATCGTCGGTGATCCCACACTGGGGGAGCCCGGTCTCGATGACCTCGCGGAGGCATCCGGCACCATTAACTACGAAATCCTCACCGCACCGAAGGGACGCAGCGAGCGAAAGTGGGTGCGCAGCCGCATTGCGCCAACCGCAGAGGACATGCGTGACCTCGGCGAGGAGATTGGCCGGGAGCTAGCCGCCGGGGATTTGGTGATTCTCGATGGCCCACTCGGCGCGGGTAAGACCACTCTCACGCAGGGCATCGCCCGCGGCATGAATGTGCGCGGGCGCGTGACATCGCCGACGTTCACCATCGCCCGCGAGCACCGTCCGCTCGCAAAAGACGGCGTCACCCTCATCCATGTCGACGCCTATCGACTCTTCGGCGAAGAGGGACCCGGCTCTGATGGCGAGGCCTTCGATGCGCTGGATTCACTCGATCTGGACACCGACCTCGAGGACAGCGTCGTGGTCGCCGAGTGGGGAATGGGGCTCGCCGAGGTGCTCTCTGAGCGCTATCTGCAGGTGAGCATCGATCGTTCGCGTGACGACGATACCCGCGTCGTCACCTGGAAGTGGAGCAAGTAG